The Manis javanica isolate MJ-LG chromosome 4, MJ_LKY, whole genome shotgun sequence genome contains a region encoding:
- the WNT2B gene encoding protein Wnt-2b isoform X2: MLRPGGAEEAVQLPSRRIRAPAPVSRPAVPDSSRASGRASLACLLLLLLLTLPSRVDTSWWYIGALGARVICDNIPGLVSRQRQLCQRYPDIMRSVGEGAREWIRECQHQFRHHRWNCTTLDRDHTVFGRVMLRSSREAAFVYAISSAGVVHAITRACSQGELSVCSCDPYTRGRHHDQRGDFDWGGCSDNIHYGVRFAKAFVDAKEKRLKDARALMNLHNNRCGRTAVRRFLKLECKCHGVSGSCTLRTCWRALSDFRRTGDYLRRRYDGAVQVTATQDGANFTAARQGYRHATRTDLVYFDNSPDYCVLDKAAGSLGTAGRVCSKTSKGTDGCEIMCCGRGYDTTRVTRVTQCECKFHWCCAVRCKECRNTVDVHTCKAPKKAEWLDQT; this comes from the exons ATGCTGAGGCCGGGTGGTGCGGAGGAAGCCGTGCAGCTCCCCTCCCGGCGCATCCGCGCCCCGGCGCCCGTGTCCAGACCCGCGGTCCCCGACAGCTCTCGGGCTTCGGGACGCGCGAGTCTCGcctgcctgctgctgctgctgctactgACGCTGCCGTCCCGCGTAGACACGTCCTGGTG GTACATCGGGGCACTGGGGGCCCGAGTGATCTGTGACAATATCCCTGGTCTGGTGAGCCGGCAGCGGCAGCTGTGCCAGCGGTACCCCGACATCATGCGGTCTGTGGGCGAGGGTGCCCGAGAATGGATCCGAGAGTGTCAACACCAGTTCCGCCACCACCGCTGGAACTGCACCACACTGGACCGGGACCACACTGTCTTTGGCCGGGTCATGCTCAGAA GTAGCCGGGAGGCAGCCTTTGTATATGCCATCTCATCAGCAGGGGTGGTCCACGCGATCACTCGTGCCTGTAGCCAGGGTGAGCTAAGTGTGTGCAGCTGTGACCCCTATACCCGTGGCCGACACCATGACCAACGTGGGGATTTTGACTGGGGCGGCTGCAGTGACAACATCCATTATGGTGTTCGCTTTGCCAAGGCTTTTGTGGATGCCAAGGAGAAGAGGCTTAAGGATGCCCGGGCCCTCATGAACTTACATAACAACCGCTGTGGGCGCACG GCTGTGCGGCGGTTTCTGAAGCTGGAGTGTAAGTGCCATGGTGTGAGTGGCTCCTGTACTCTGCGCACCTGCTGGCGTGCACTCTCAGACTTCCGCCGCACAGGTGATTACCTGCGGCGGCGCTATGATGGGGCTGTGCAGGTGACAGCCACCCAGGATGGTGCCAACTTCACAGCAGCCCGCCAAGGCTACCGCCATGCTACCCGGACTGACCTTGTCTACTTTGACAACTCCCCAGACTACTGTGTCTTGGACAAGGCTGCAG GTTCCCTAGGCACTGCAGGCCGTGTTTGCAGCAAGACATCTAAAGGGACAGATGGCTGTGAAATCATGTGCTGCGGCCGAGGATATGACACAACCCGAGTCACCCGTGTCACCCAGTGTGAGTGCAAATTCCACTGGTGCTGTGCTGTCCGGTGCAAGGAGTGCAGAAACACTGTGGATGTCCACACATGCAAGGCCCCCAAGAAGGCAGAATGGCTGGACCAGACCTGA
- the WNT2B gene encoding protein Wnt-2b isoform X1, whose product MLRPGGAEEAVQLPSRRIRAPAPVSRPAVPDSSRASGRASLACLLLLLLLTLPSRVDTSWWYIGALGARVICDNIPGLVSRQRQLCQRYPDIMRSVGEGAREWIRECQHQFRHHRWNCTTLDRDHTVFGRVMLRSSREAAFVYAISSAGVVHAITRACSQGELSVCSCDPYTRGRHHDQRGDFDWGGCSDNIHYGVRFAKAFVDAKEKRLKDARALMNLHNNRCGRTAVRRFLKLECKCHGVSGSCTLRTCWRALSDFRRTGDYLRRRYDGAVQVTATQDGANFTAARQGYRHATRTDLVYFDNSPDYCVLDKAAGSLGTAGRVCSKTSKGTDGCEIMCCGRGYDTTRVTRVTQFLTLWKEVSLSSISYCSVLFPGLQILIHKDPNFAISYK is encoded by the exons ATGCTGAGGCCGGGTGGTGCGGAGGAAGCCGTGCAGCTCCCCTCCCGGCGCATCCGCGCCCCGGCGCCCGTGTCCAGACCCGCGGTCCCCGACAGCTCTCGGGCTTCGGGACGCGCGAGTCTCGcctgcctgctgctgctgctgctactgACGCTGCCGTCCCGCGTAGACACGTCCTGGTG GTACATCGGGGCACTGGGGGCCCGAGTGATCTGTGACAATATCCCTGGTCTGGTGAGCCGGCAGCGGCAGCTGTGCCAGCGGTACCCCGACATCATGCGGTCTGTGGGCGAGGGTGCCCGAGAATGGATCCGAGAGTGTCAACACCAGTTCCGCCACCACCGCTGGAACTGCACCACACTGGACCGGGACCACACTGTCTTTGGCCGGGTCATGCTCAGAA GTAGCCGGGAGGCAGCCTTTGTATATGCCATCTCATCAGCAGGGGTGGTCCACGCGATCACTCGTGCCTGTAGCCAGGGTGAGCTAAGTGTGTGCAGCTGTGACCCCTATACCCGTGGCCGACACCATGACCAACGTGGGGATTTTGACTGGGGCGGCTGCAGTGACAACATCCATTATGGTGTTCGCTTTGCCAAGGCTTTTGTGGATGCCAAGGAGAAGAGGCTTAAGGATGCCCGGGCCCTCATGAACTTACATAACAACCGCTGTGGGCGCACG GCTGTGCGGCGGTTTCTGAAGCTGGAGTGTAAGTGCCATGGTGTGAGTGGCTCCTGTACTCTGCGCACCTGCTGGCGTGCACTCTCAGACTTCCGCCGCACAGGTGATTACCTGCGGCGGCGCTATGATGGGGCTGTGCAGGTGACAGCCACCCAGGATGGTGCCAACTTCACAGCAGCCCGCCAAGGCTACCGCCATGCTACCCGGACTGACCTTGTCTACTTTGACAACTCCCCAGACTACTGTGTCTTGGACAAGGCTGCAG GTTCCCTAGGCACTGCAGGCCGTGTTTGCAGCAAGACATCTAAAGGGACAGATGGCTGTGAAATCATGTGCTGCGGCCGAGGATATGACACAACCCGAGTCACCCGTGTCACCCAGT